One segment of Carya illinoinensis cultivar Pawnee chromosome 1, C.illinoinensisPawnee_v1, whole genome shotgun sequence DNA contains the following:
- the LOC122278744 gene encoding la-related protein 6B-like isoform X1 produces MAQLLLNSDSINMEPAVPDSSLSSLSPSDPSLSRNVSFSRLNAQAPEFVPITLPSTQPPRILVPPPPPPPPPTPPSFHVPIHGHVIPVHHHHSPHHVPVQYHPHPHHQYYAGGCVFGGEQEVAVHHHQAQIVSDHGPTSSSKSKLSEDSTQKILNQVEYYFSDLNLATTDHLMRFINKDPEGFVPISVVASFKKIKALISSHSQLAIVLRNSSKLVVSDDGKKVKRQHSLTELDMEELQSRIVVAENLPEDHCHQNLMKVFSAVGSVKTIRTCQPQTSNGGASSAPRSGKSDGMHFTNKWHAFVEYESVELAEKAVAELNDEGNWRSGLRVRLMHRCTSKPSSVRGKKGHDGEVNFEGDDTSTDDQQQNEIKLEFNDQQSDVHLHEHTGEEHAHEKDGGQKRSRSRGRGKGRGRGQYHHHTVNNRVNHVGTTPSNSTINIEPPTVAKQPPGPRMPDGTKGFAMGRGKPVAVNNA; encoded by the exons ATGGCTCAACTACTTCTGAACTCGGATTCTATCAACATGGAACCTGCAGTCCCGGATTCTTCCCTGTCGTCTTTGTCTCCCTCCGATCCATCTCTGTCCCGTAACGTTTCGTTCAGCCGACTCAACGCCCAGGCCCCCGAGTTCGTCCCTATCACTCTGCCTTCCACTCAACCCCCCCGTATCCTTgtccctcctcctcctcctcctcctcctcctaccCCGCCGTCGTTTCATGTACCGATTCACGGCCACGTGATCCCCGTTCATCACCATCATTCTCCTCACCACGTTCCGGTTCAGTAccatcctcatcctcatcatcagTACTATGCCGGTGGCTGTGTCTTTGGCGGAGAGCAAGAAGTGGCAGTCCATCACCACCAAGCTCAGATCGTGTCGGATCACGGTCCCACTTCGTCCTCGAAAAGTAAGCTCTCTGAGGACTCTACTCAGAAGATCTTGAATCAG GTGGAGTATTATTTCAGTGATCTAAACTTGGCTACAACTGACCATTTGATGAGGTTCATTAACAAAGATCCTGAAGGATTTG TGCCTATATCTGTTGTTGCATCTTTCAAGAAGATCAAGGCTCTCATCAGTAGTCATTCCCAGCTGGCGATTGTCTTGCGGAACTCGTCGAAGCTT GTAGTTAGTGATGATGGAAAGAAAGTTAAACGCCAGCATTCCTTGACTGAGTTGGATATGGAGGAGTTGCAA TCTCGCATAGTTGTTGCTGAAAACTTGCCTGAAGATCATTGCCACCAAAACCTAATGAAGGTTTTTTCAGCTGTGGGAAG TGTGAAGACAATTCGTACCTGTCAGCCTCAAACCTCCAATGGCGGAGCTTCTTCTGCACCCAGATCAGGAAAATCTGATGGTATGCATTTCACTAACAAG TGGCATGCTTTTGTGGAATATGAATCTGTTGAGCTGGCTGAGAAAGCA GTTGCAGAGCTAAATGATGAGGGGAACTGGAGGAGTGGCCTGAGGGTCCGCTTAATGCATAGATGCACT TCAAAACCTTCTTCAGTGCGAGGGAAGAAGGGGCATGATGGGGAAGTGAACTTTGAGGGAGATGATACTTCTACAGATGATCAGCAGCAAAACGAGATAAAATTGGAGTTTAATGACCAACAGTCTGATGTCCATTTGCATGAACATACA GGAGAGGAGCACGCTCATGAGAAGGATGGTGGGCAGAAGAGAAGTCGTAGCCGTGGCCGAGGCAAGGGACGCGGGCGGGGTCAATACCACCACCATACTGTCAACAATCGTGTAAATCATGTGGGAACAACGCCTTCAAATAGTACAATCAATATTGAGCCACCAACTGTAGCCAAGCAACCTCCTGGGCCTCGAATGCCAGATGGCACAAAAGGATTTGCAATGGGACGTGGAAAGCCAGTTGCTGTGAATAATGCTTGA
- the LOC122278738 gene encoding outer envelope pore protein 37, chloroplastic-like, with protein MAQQPPPIPIPLPPPPPPPTKPKFSFPERPPIRVTSEFDSDSSIFFHKISCKFLNTLAKLKFSFQNDTNGDIIEPQVSFISKHLSIHYDVEDQNALLKASLEVGPRLQLRAAHDVKAQQGELSMVANLADPGYALELSSLVPVVAMPRATLKFPLGEVSVEEREDEEVKRTLSINGILKSQILNGLCTAQFRDEELKLRYSYKDEQMSYIPSISLPSNALSFAFKRQFGPSDKLSYFYNFDSNFWSAVYKHKYDKDFKFKAGYDSEVRLGWASLWVGDEGGKAKTAPLKMKVQFMLQVPQDDIKSSALMFRVKKRWDI; from the exons ATGGCACAACAACCTCCACCAATACCAATACCACTACCACCTCCACCACCGCCGCCGACCAAACCCAAGTTCTCCTTCCCTGAGAGGCCGCCCATAAGAGTAACGTCCGAGTTTGATAGCGACAGTTCCATTTTCTTTCACAAGATCTCTTGCAAGTTCCTCAACACCCTCGCCAAGCTCAAGTTCTCCTTCCAAAACGACACTAATGGTGATATAATCGAACCTCAAGTCAGCTTCATCTCCAAGCACCTCTCCATCCACTATGATGTCGAGGACCAGAATGCCCTTCTCAAGGCCTCCCTCGAGGTTGGCCCCAGGTTGCAGCTCAGAGCTGCCCATGATGTCAAG GCACAACAAGGAGAGCTTTCGATGGTTGCAAACCTTGCCGATCCCGGCTATGCATTGGAATTGTCATCTCTAGTTCCAGTTGTTGCTATG CCTAGAGCAACTCTTAAATTTCCCCTCGGTGAAGTATCGGTTGAGGAAAGAGAAGATGAGGAAGTAAAGAGAACATTGTCTATAAATGGGATTCTAAAAAGCCAGATTCTGAATGGACTCTGCACGGCTCAATTCAGGGATGAAGAGTTGAAACTAAGATACTCCTACAAG GATGAGCAAATGTCATATATCCCAAGCATCTCACTACCTTCAAATGCATTGTCATTTGCATTCAAGCGTCAGTTTGGTCCTTCAGACAAATTGAG CTACTTTTACAATTTTGATTCCAACTTCTGGAGTGCGGTGTACAAGCACAAATATGACAAGGACTTCAAGTTTAAAGCTGGTTATGATTCAGAGGTGCGCCTTGGTTGGGCTTCTCTTTGG GTTGGAGATGAAGGTGGTAAAGCAAAGACAGCTCCACTGAAGATGAAAGTGCAATTCATGCTCCAGGTGCCACAAGATGACATTAAATCTTCGGCCTTAATGTTCCGGGTCAAAAAGAGATGGGACATATGA
- the LOC122278744 gene encoding la-related protein 6B-like isoform X2 has translation MPVAVSLAESKKWQSITTKLRSCRITVPLRPRKVEYYFSDLNLATTDHLMRFINKDPEGFVPISVVASFKKIKALISSHSQLAIVLRNSSKLVVSDDGKKVKRQHSLTELDMEELQSRIVVAENLPEDHCHQNLMKVFSAVGSVKTIRTCQPQTSNGGASSAPRSGKSDGMHFTNKWHAFVEYESVELAEKAVAELNDEGNWRSGLRVRLMHRCTSKPSSVRGKKGHDGEVNFEGDDTSTDDQQQNEIKLEFNDQQSDVHLHEHTGEEHAHEKDGGQKRSRSRGRGKGRGRGQYHHHTVNNRVNHVGTTPSNSTINIEPPTVAKQPPGPRMPDGTKGFAMGRGKPVAVNNA, from the exons ATGCCGGTGGCTGTGTCTTTGGCGGAGAGCAAGAAGTGGCAGTCCATCACCACCAAGCTCAGATCGTGTCGGATCACGGTCCCACTTCGTCCTCGAAAA GTGGAGTATTATTTCAGTGATCTAAACTTGGCTACAACTGACCATTTGATGAGGTTCATTAACAAAGATCCTGAAGGATTTG TGCCTATATCTGTTGTTGCATCTTTCAAGAAGATCAAGGCTCTCATCAGTAGTCATTCCCAGCTGGCGATTGTCTTGCGGAACTCGTCGAAGCTT GTAGTTAGTGATGATGGAAAGAAAGTTAAACGCCAGCATTCCTTGACTGAGTTGGATATGGAGGAGTTGCAA TCTCGCATAGTTGTTGCTGAAAACTTGCCTGAAGATCATTGCCACCAAAACCTAATGAAGGTTTTTTCAGCTGTGGGAAG TGTGAAGACAATTCGTACCTGTCAGCCTCAAACCTCCAATGGCGGAGCTTCTTCTGCACCCAGATCAGGAAAATCTGATGGTATGCATTTCACTAACAAG TGGCATGCTTTTGTGGAATATGAATCTGTTGAGCTGGCTGAGAAAGCA GTTGCAGAGCTAAATGATGAGGGGAACTGGAGGAGTGGCCTGAGGGTCCGCTTAATGCATAGATGCACT TCAAAACCTTCTTCAGTGCGAGGGAAGAAGGGGCATGATGGGGAAGTGAACTTTGAGGGAGATGATACTTCTACAGATGATCAGCAGCAAAACGAGATAAAATTGGAGTTTAATGACCAACAGTCTGATGTCCATTTGCATGAACATACA GGAGAGGAGCACGCTCATGAGAAGGATGGTGGGCAGAAGAGAAGTCGTAGCCGTGGCCGAGGCAAGGGACGCGGGCGGGGTCAATACCACCACCATACTGTCAACAATCGTGTAAATCATGTGGGAACAACGCCTTCAAATAGTACAATCAATATTGAGCCACCAACTGTAGCCAAGCAACCTCCTGGGCCTCGAATGCCAGATGGCACAAAAGGATTTGCAATGGGACGTGGAAAGCCAGTTGCTGTGAATAATGCTTGA